The Rhizobium indicum sequence ATGTGGTGGCCGGCGCGGCGAAGCAGCTATGCCAGGTGTGATCGACGGACCGGCGCCGAACATCTCGGTGTGGATGCGATCCGGCCCGATGCCCAAGGCTGCAAGGCCGACGGTCAGATCGCTCATGAAGGTCGACGGTCCGCAGACATAGACGTCGCAATCGCGCGGCAGGTTGAGCGACTTGAGCGCCTGCGCATCCAGATGGCCGCGAGCGTCGAAATCTATATCAGGCCGATCCGCGGGGTCGGGAGTGCTGTAGCAAATATGGCTTTGGTGGTGAGGAAGCCTCTTAAGCAGCCCGCGCGCCTCCTCGGCAAACGGATGTTCGCGGCTGTTGCGGGTTCCGTATAGCCACCAGACTTCCCGGGACGATGCTTCGGCCGCCAAAACATGAAGCATCGCCAGCACCGGCGTCACCCCGATCCCGGCACTTATCAGAACAACCGGCGTATCTCCCGGCCGCAATGTGAAACTGCCGCGTGCGGCACTTGCCTGCACGATGTCGCCGACCTGCAGCTCGTCGTCGATGTAACCGCTGGCAGCGCCATGGGCTTCCCGCTTGACGCTGACGCGGTAGCGGGTGGCGCTGGGCTCGCCTGATAGCGAATAGCTGCGCATCAGCGCAGGCGCAGAAGCTGGCCCGAGCCGCAGCACCACGAACTGCCCGGGGAGTGCTGCGGCAACAGCTTGGCCATCCGCCGGCTCGAGTACGAGGGAAACCACGCTGCCGCTTTCGCGCACTTTGCGCGACACACGCAGCGGGCGGAACCCGCGCCATGCCGGTGGGCCGGACGCGGCTGTCAGCCCGGCATTTCCTGTCGGCGCGCCCTCCTTCCGCTCCTGCTTGAGCAGCGCCTCGAAAGAATGACGCCAGCCTGGACTCAGCGCCGGGATACACAGCGCGCGTTCCAACTGATCGCGGGGGTGGCCCGGCATAT is a genomic window containing:
- a CDS encoding MOSC and FAD-binding oxidoreductase domain-containing protein, producing the protein MVHLLSVNVGLPRDITWQGKIVNTGIWKTSVDGPRMVRRLNVDGDGQGDLAGHGGERRAVFVYQIDSYRYWQEQLRRDDFVYGQFGENFTVDGLPDAEVCIGDRYRIGGALFEVTQPRVTCYRLGIRMDEPEMAALVVKHGRPGFYFRVLEEGEVQAGDEITKVASGPEGMSVFEINALLYMPGHPRDQLERALCIPALSPGWRHSFEALLKQERKEGAPTGNAGLTAASGPPAWRGFRPLRVSRKVRESGSVVSLVLEPADGQAVAAALPGQFVVLRLGPASAPALMRSYSLSGEPSATRYRVSVKREAHGAASGYIDDELQVGDIVQASAARGSFTLRPGDTPVVLISAGIGVTPVLAMLHVLAAEASSREVWWLYGTRNSREHPFAEEARGLLKRLPHHQSHICYSTPDPADRPDIDFDARGHLDAQALKSLNLPRDCDVYVCGPSTFMSDLTVGLAALGIGPDRIHTEMFGAGPSITPGIAASPRRPPHLPAGLPDSGPLVSFARTGLNVRWEATFQSLLELAEACDVPVRWSCRTGVCHTCETGLVEGSVGYRPDPVDAPADGNVLICCAKPEGDIVIDL